The nucleotide window gccggaGGGAGCGCAGAGAGCGCGCGCAAATCctggagaggctgggggagggcttGTCTTCCGGAAGCGGTGGCTTCCCGGGCCACGATCCGAGAGCTGCGGCTTGTCGGTCGCCTCTGCGTGAGGTGCCGGAAGCGAGCCGGTGACCCCAGGCACCCGTCAGAGCTCTTCAGAGAGAAGCTGGAGCTGCCCTAAGCCTGATGGGAGGACCTGCTGGAGGCCGGTTTCCAAGACAGCGGAGGGAAGCCTGGCGGGCACACGCATGCGTGGTAGGCTCCCTCCACGTGCGGCGGGGCCGCGGCCTCCGCGCGctcgcaggccccgcccccggcctcaGCATCTTTCCGGGCGTGCGGAGCCGACGCCATGGAAGGGGCGGGGGCTTCGCCGGGCGGCCCCGCCTCGGCGCCCTCCTGTTGGGCGTGGGCTAGGGCGCCCCTCCTCCCCGTCTTCTTATTGGTGCGCGCTTGCAAGCCAGGCGCCCCATTGGGCCGCGCGAATTTGGGCACCAAattcaaagattttaaaagtaCCCAGCTGGCGCCTTTTAAGAGAGAGCGCTCTGCAAAGCAGGCGGCTGGCCCAGTTGCGCGGATAGTTGTCCCTTCACTCTGAGGCGGACCCCCCCGTCCGCTGGGATGAGCCGGAGCCCCTGCAGCTGCGTCGCACGGCCGCTCTCCTGCTCCTGCAGCGCCGTGACAGCCGCCGGGCGCCTTCGCCCCTCGGACGGTGAGTTGAGGGGAGCAGACACGAGGGGGGCCAGCTCCGGAAGGGCTGTTCGCTCGGTGACGGGCGACCCTGACCGAGTATCCTCCCGGAGCTGCTGCATGCTGGGCCGCGGTGGGCTGCGGCGGCGCGCTCTGGGTCCGGGAGAGGGGAAAACCGGGGTTCGGTGGGACGCCGGGGGTGCTGGAGCGGGATGGCGGGCCCCGGGGTCCCACCGATCGTGCCGAACCTGGGCTCCCAGCTGCAAGGCGGATGCAGGTGGTGGCGAGCGAGGGCGCCCTTTCTCCTCGCGGGACGAACCACCCATCCCCTCCCCGCTTGAAGAGGCGCCaaatgccccctcccctcccccaccgagGCCCCGGCCCTGACAGGGCTGCGAGCCGGCAGCCCCCCACCAGCAGGGCCCAGGACCCTCGCCCCCTGGCCCTGCGCCCCTTCTCGGTGTCTGTCCCGCAGCCTCACGTCCAGACTCGGTTTCCCCAGCCTGGGCCGGGTCGGCTGTGCTGGCGGGCGCGGGAGATGGTGCTGGCGGTGATCTCCCGCCTCCGCAGGTCCCGCGCGGAGGGGACGGCCCTTCGGCCCCTCAGGGCCTCAGGGTCTCCCTCCCGCCAAATGAGAAGCCTCCAGCGCTGTGGGACCGAACTCGGTGGGGACTCCAGCAAAAAcgctccttttctccttttttcctctttgccCACCAACTCCGGCGCGAGAGGACTTGGGAAAGCACTCTTAGCATGCGAAGCCATGAGTCTCATGGCACTATTTGGTTGATTTTGTGAGAACTGAAGAATTGATTATTTTTGTCCTGCACTCCCAGATGGTCCTTTATTCCAAAATTTGGAATGGAAGGCACCAAAGCGCTTATTTTATCCGCTTTGTCGCTTTCtaaatgaaatgcaaatacatttatttaaactgAGAAAttaccaaaaatgaaaaaaaaatccacaatagTAGTAGTTAGATTAATATTGGGGGCTGCCCCTTTGACTATTAACAGGGTAAGAATATTTCTGGAAGATCGTGGATCAACCTGCATGAAATTCTAAAGCTTCATGGCTTTAtgagggcattttttttttattaagtttgGATGTCCATCTGCCTTGCTCCTCTAAGTATGTTGCTCcggaatttctttttccatttacaggtttgaggaaatgaaataaatgattgTATCCCACTATTTTTGGAAGTAGGCTTTAAAACTTTTTCTCAGCCTAGGGCCCCTCTCAGATTCTTAAGTAAAAGGGAATGGCCATGCCTGACATAGGGCACATGGTGGTTATCTGTAGGCATTGGAGACTGTGGCACTCAATTATTTCATTAACATATTTGAAGAGCTAGCAggatttttaagcatttgtaacCTTAATTATGATATTTAATATAGAGAAGCAGTTCTATATTGGAATGTGAAATGGAAGATCAAATTTTGTGTAGTCTACTATAATGCCAGTTTCTTCATCATTGAACTGAGTTGGTATATgagaattttgttttttgttttttaacccaatttATTCATTACCATCTCTGCTTTAGGAAAAACCAAAAGTACTAATACAATGACTAACACAGGTAGTTCCAAGTTAACAAAACTAGTCAAGAGATTTCATTTGAATTTGGATCTGAATTTTGAATCTGTACTTTATAATGTgttattttgaaatgtgtatttCCACATGGAGTACATTTTACTACTTTGAGATGTTTGGGATTTGGcttatgaaaaatgtaaaaatagattttattgatTAGACTCTTGTGACAGAGACTCTGTGCCATGAGTTTAGTGGTTTCATTTTCTTATCCTTATTTTATGGATAGGAAGACGAATTCACGACTTCCTTGGTTTTCCCCAACTCAGCAAatggcactttttaaaaagattatgtatttgaaaggcacaataacagagatcttctgtcctttattcactctccaaatccctgcaacagcccagggctgaaccagactgaaACTAGGAACCAGAAACATCTGAATCTCACACCTGgttgacagggactcaagtacttggactgtcatccctgctcccaggcacattagcaggaaactggattctaagcagagtagccaaagacttgaatcaggcacttcAATAcagaatacaggcatcccaagcagcagcttaactcactgtgccacaatacaaACCTTAAACCCAGGGCATTTTGTTCACTCTACTTCTTCAAATCCTGTACATCAGCAAACTAATTTTAACCTTACCCTCCTACATAGTGTATCTTCAATCTAGCCAGTTATCTTCATTTTCACTGCAGTCATCCTAGTGCTGGGTACACAACTCAACTCCTATTATAAACACTTCTGtttttactcaaaaggcagagaaatcttcatccactggttcactccccaaatacctacaatagccagggttagccaagtcaaagccaggaaccagaaactccatcctagtctcccacagaggtggtggtggagatgtgagtacttgagccatcatctgctgtctcccaagttgcatattagcaggaaacttcaTCACTAGCAAAGGTGGGACTTGCTCCCAGACACTGTTAAAGAGCAGATTTTCTTGAAAGTTTAGGCAAGGTAAAGGGAAATGTCCCATTCCTTGAATTTACCCTATGGTTGGGTAGGTACACACTTTAAATACCTTATTGTCACTAGACCatcaatcaaaataaaacattggAGATGAGAACAAAGGGAATTCAGgtagattttaaaaagacttatttatttatttgaaagagttacagaggtaagagatatcttccatccacctgttcattccccaagatggccacagcagccacttctGAAacaaagtcaaagccaggaacttcgtctggtctcccacatgggtagcaggaaccccagcatcatcctccactgcttttcccaggcattaaCAAGgagaacagggagctgggttgaaagtggagcagccagaacacaaactagcatccatatgggatcatAGCCtgtagctttatccactgtaccacatgctggccccttCAGGTAGATTTTTAAGTTAGAAAAATGTCATTTCAAATTCAGGATATAAACACTGATACAATATGAAAAGTCTTCAGAAAATGCTTActgtgaaaaaactgcatggatttcaaagtctttTGGACCAAAATTAACTTGACCTTTTTGATATACTTGATTTCCTCATTTGTTCCAAAAGTACAGATGCTTATGATGTAGCCTCTTTTTCAGCTGTCTTTTTTACTTAGATATAGGCTAAGTAGTCAAATGTTGTAGTTATGCAGATCCAGTAGTCTATTCtcaagtaccttttttttttttttttaaagattatttatttgaaaggtagagttacagaggagaggcagagagacagtcttctatctgctggttcgctctccagatggccacagtggctggagttggcgctaatccgaatccaggagcttcttctgggtctcctacatgggtgcaaggctccaaggacttgggccatctcccactgctttcccaggcaacagcagagagctgaattggaagtggagcagccaggactggaactggcacccatatgggatgccagcactgaaggcggcagctttacccactacatcacagcactggcctcctgaaGTGCTTCATCAGTACTTAAATATTTAAGCAATATTTccacattattttcatttctcaatAATTAAACTTGGATAATTTAACAACTTCTAGGAAAATATGCATTGGGCTGTTAAGAGAATGCAAGGTAAGTCCTTATATTCTGAGCAGAGATATATGAAAATTTTGTGATTAAAAGTAAATGTTGTTTCTTTGTAGGTTGTAAAGAAGAAAGTTCCATCTTACCTGTCAAAATGAAGTGCGATTTTAATTGTAACCATGTTCATTCTGAGCTTACACTGGTAAAACCTGATGACAGTGGAAGACAAGGTTCTTATACTCCTGCTTTTTTGCAAGGTTCATGTAAAGACTGCACTAAAGACTATGAAAGGCTTTCATATATTGGGTCTCCGATTGTGAGCCCTAGAATTGCAGAACTTGAAACCAAAAGCAAGCCCTTGCATAACAAGGAAAATCAACATGTACAACAGACACTTAATAGTTCAAATGAAATAGAAGAACAAGAGACCAGTAGATTTTATGAAGACAGTGGCTATTCCTCATTTTCTCAACATAGTGGACTTGGTGAACATGAAGAAGGTAGTCTTGCCCTGGAGGAAAATTTCAGTCACAGTCCACAATCCTGCCTGCTACAGATGCAAAGCCCGGACCAATATCCCAACAAAAACTTGCTGCCTGttcttcattttgaaaaagtGGTTTGttcaacattaaaaaagaatgccAGACGAAATCCTACAATAGATCGAGAGATGCTGAAGGAAATTATATCTAGTGGAAATTTTCAACTACAAAATTTAATTGGCAGGAAAATGGGCCTAGATTGTGTAGATATCCTCAGTGAACTCTTTCGAAGGGGACTCAGACATCTCTTAGCAAATATTTTGACACAGCTCAGTGACATGGACTTAATCAAGTAAGTGTTATTGTTTTGAGTAGATTGGGATGATCGATTCAATATTTTTTGTTGATGGTTTAATACATCCAGCTCATGCAAAGATTAATGTCAGAATACTTTTAGATTGGGCTTTGTGTATTAATTTCTAATACATTTTACATCTTTGGGGCTTAACTATAAAAAGCCCAGTTTCAGTCAACAGCTCCAATATATACAACTTTTGCTACACTTGAAATTAtgaaatttctgttcttttggaGTTATTTTTGATGTAGAGCTCTCCTGGGGTTAAACTATGGTGATCTACAAGTAGAGATTCCGTTATGACTTTAGAAGCCTTATACAAACTATTCTTTCTACCAAGAGAAATTAGTTAGAAGAGGTATCTTTGAGAAGAAATCTAGAGGATTTTACAGAATATTGAGCTATGTTGGATTCAGCATCACTAGATTGAAATTTTTccatttacataaattatttagaGGTATTCTTTTGAGGTGAGGCTTCATGCTAGTCTTCATGAAATAAAGCTAAGTAAAAAAGATatgactgttgatttttgttgaTCAGCTGCTTGAGGGATAATCGGAATCACAGACTCTACTTTCTGTATTAGCATAGTTGGTTTTTAAAATTGACTTCTAGTAGCAGTGTGTCCTAGAATGCTTTGAAAATTGTCTGCAGCTTATACCAGAGAGTATCAAATATGCCATGGGGTCCACTTACTAATGTTTGCAAATATtgctcaaaaaattaataaaatacaaagcagtctaaaaacaaaagttttctttatgtatttaagagtgagatacagagagatattccatccactgtttcaacACCCTAAATGACCATATAGCCAGGTccgggccaagcagaagccaagaatCAAGCGCTCCacttgggtggctggggcccaggtacttcagccatcttccattcccttcacaggcacattagcaggaaactgaattggaagcagaatagctagaCTCAAGTTATACTGGTGTCACATATGGCAGCTTAATCCTTTGCACTGTATTACCTGCCCCAAAGCAGTCATTGAtggggaggttttttttttttttggacaggcagagtggacagagagggagaaaggtcttcctttgacacttcaccctccaatggccgccgcggccggcgcaccgcactgatccgaaggcaggagccaggtgcttctggtctcccatggggtgcagggcccaagcacttggtccatcctccactgcactcccgggccataccagagagctggcctggaaggggggcaaccgggacagaatccggtgccccgaccaggactaaaacccggtgtgccagcgccgctaggtggaggattagcctattgagccatagcgccggcaaggagttttttttaaaaaggagaactCTAGACCCCATTTTAGACCAATTAACCAAATTACTAGGACAGGAGCATCCTTAAATCCTAAGAGCCCTGACCAATTCTAATGTATAATCAGGTATGATTGAAAAGTGCTACTAATACGAATTTATTTTGTTCTGTTAATGTTTCTCTGCTGTAGTCAACATCCTTGTTGGGctttaattatttccttattttatcatttttttcctagTGTATCTAAAGTGAGCACAACTTGGAAGAAAATTCTAGAAGATGATAAAGGGGCATTCCAGTTGTACAGTAAAGCAATGCAAAAAGTTACTGTAAGTCTTTGttgatgtttcttttaaaaatgaactgctcttttagaaatgagagaaaaataggAAAACGGGTAATCTGGAaaccatttaaaaacattttaggcggccagtgctgtggcttagtgggtgaagccaccacctgcagtaccagcatcccatgtgagtgccagtttgagtcccagctgctccacttcaggcctgctctctgccacggcctgggaaagcagtagaagatggcccaggtccttgggcccctgcactccagtgggagacctggaggaagctcctggttttggattggtgcagctctggctgttgcagccaactggggagtaaaccagcagatggaagacctctctctctccctctgtctttgcctcttctctctctgtgtaactttgactttcaaataaatcttaaaaaaaaatttctattttttaaatttatttatttatttgagaggcagaggtcttccatctgctggttcactccccaaatggctataacaaccCTATGTGGGCCGATCCATagctaggaaccaagagcttcctctgggtctcccacatggatgcagaggcccaagcacttgggctgtcttccactgctttccaggccatcagcaaggcactggattggaagtggagcagccaggactcaaaccagtgccagtgctgcaggtagaggcttagcctgttacaccaca belongs to Oryctolagus cuniculus chromosome 5, mOryCun1.1, whole genome shotgun sequence and includes:
- the FBXO5 gene encoding F-box only protein 5, with translation MSRSPCSCVARPLSCSCSAVTAAGRLRPSDGCKEESSILPVKMKCDFNCNHVHSELTLVKPDDSGRQGSYTPAFLQGSCKDCTKDYERLSYIGSPIVSPRIAELETKSKPLHNKENQHVQQTLNSSNEIEEQETSRFYEDSGYSSFSQHSGLGEHEEGSLALEENFSHSPQSCLLQMQSPDQYPNKNLLPVLHFEKVVCSTLKKNARRNPTIDREMLKEIISSGNFQLQNLIGRKMGLDCVDILSELFRRGLRHLLANILTQLSDMDLINVSKVSTTWKKILEDDKGAFQLYSKAMQKVTENNIKFSPHASTREYVMFRTALASIQKSATQTPPQKNVQTKLSNHGDQKGSAYSRHSEFSEVAKTLKKNESLKACIRCNSPAKYDCYLQRATCKREGCGFDYCTRCLCDYHTTKDCSNGKLLKASCKMGTLPGTKKSKKNLRRL